Proteins from a genomic interval of Thunnus thynnus chromosome 5, fThuThy2.1, whole genome shotgun sequence:
- the cav1 gene encoding caveolin-1, translated as MTGGLKDGETEEEFLHSPFIRKQGNIYKPNNKDMDNDSLNEKTMEDVHTKEIDLVNRDPKRINEDVVKVDFEDVIAEPAGTYSFDGVWKASFTTFTVTKYWCYRLLTALIGIPLALVWGIFFAILSFVHIWAVVPCVKSYLIEIQCVSRVYSICVHTFCDPLFEAVGKCLSSIRMRITKEM; from the exons GAATTTCTGCATTCGCCGTTCATCCGAAAACAAGGGAACATATACAAACCCAACAACAAAGACATGGACAACGACAGTCTGAACGAGAAGACGATGGAGGATGTCCACACCAAAGAGATCGACCTGGTCAACCGGGACCCCAAACGCATAAATGAAGACGTTGTCAAG GTGGACTTTGAGGACGTTATCGCCGAGCCTGCAGGGACCTACAGCTTCGATGGCGTGTGGAAAGCGAGCTTCACCACCTTCACCGTCACCAAGTACTGGTGCTACCGGCTGCTGACGGCGCTGATCGGCATCCCCCTGGCGCTGGTCTGGGGAATCTTCTTTGCCATCCTGTCCTTCGTGCACATCTGGGCTGTGGTGCCATGCGTCAAGAGCTACCTGATCGAGATCCAGTGCGTCAGTCGCGTCTACTCCATCTGCGTGCACACCTTCTGCGACCCGCTGTTCGAGGCCGTGGGCAAATGCCTCAGCAGCATCCGAATGCGCATAACCAAGGAGATGTAA